The Streptomyces sp. NBC_00224 genome contains the following window.
AGCTGTCCCGGCAGACGGTCGACTACCACCTCAGCCGCCTGCGAGAACTCCTGGGCGCCGCGACCCGCCCCGCCCTGGTCGCCCGCGCCTACGTACTCGGCATCCTCGCCCCCCGCACCTGGCCCCCGCGCTCCACCACGGCGGCCCATCCACTCAGCACGGCCTGACGGGCAAGGGCGGGCCCGCCACTGGGGCCGGGCAGCGCGGTCCGGTCCTGGCGGGGCCGGAAGGCGCTGCCCGGCCGGGGCGGCCCTAGGTCGGACGCGACCGCCTCACCCCGCCGCCGACCAGAACTCCGACTGCTCCCGAGGCCGAAGGTCCTCCGCCCGAGGCCCCCCGGGCTGCCCCGGCGTCCCGGCCGGATACGTCATGGCCGAGTCCTCAGCGCACCCGAAACTCGCGCTGATGAACACATTCCCCACGCTCCCCACCTGCAGCGACACGCTGAAGCCGTCCGGGCGGCTCGCGCGGAGCCACGGCATCGACTCGTCGTTCCGCACGCTCGTGACCTTGAAGCCCTGCTGCTCCCAGTAGCGCTGGACCACGCCCAGGAGGCTGCCGCGGCGGTGGGGGGAGACCACCGTCAGGATGTTGCGGCTGCGGGTGACCGTCGTCCTGCCCGTCGGCTCGTTGAGGTCGGTGCTGCATGCCTCCCGCATGGGAGCGCCGTACGCCCACTTCAGCGGCGGCTGGATCGTCGCCAGCGTCTCGTCCAGGATCTTTTCCGAGCCCTCGCCCGCCTGCTGCATGTTCATCTTCGATGCCTTCTGCGTCTGCCGTACCCGCTGGTCGCCGCTCTTCGTCTGCCCGGGCCCGGCCTCGCCGGGCCCGCACGCCGCCAGCGCCGTCATCAGCACCGCGCACGCCACCACCTTGGCCCGCCTCATCGCGGCCTCGTCGTCGTGATGCGGTCACCGTGACCCGTCACCACACTCGCGATGTTGGGGAGGGAGTCGCCGCCCGCGTCGGGGTCGAAGTAGAGCGCGTGCGCGGGGAGGTCACCCTTCGCCAGGCCCGTCAGACCCGTGTCCTTGCCCGGGGCCACGGCGAAGTGGTGACCGCCGAAGTGGTTGTCCGCGGGGTCCGTACCGAACCAGTTCTTCTTCGGGCCGTACTCGCTTCCCGGTGCCACGTACTCCAGGAGGTTCGGCGACGGAAGGTACGTGACCTGGTCGTTCTCCGCCGCGCCTATGTACACGTGTTCCGCCCCCACACCCAGGTCGGACGCCTTGTTCACGCCCACACCGGGGCTGCCGACCAGGACCACGTCGTCCGCCGGGATACCGCCGGGCTGCTGCGTCGCCTGGCCCACCGTGAGCGAGCCGTACGAGTGGCCGATGGCCGTCACATGCGGCGAGCCGGACTCGTGGGTGGCCCTGATGCCGCTCAGGAACCGGTCGTACGCCGGAGCTCCCGCCTTCGCGTCGTCCTTGCTCATCACGTCCGTCGCCGACCACGAGAAGCTGTCGAGCTGCGGGCAGTCGTAGCCGAGCCACACCACCGAGGCGGTCGTGGTGTCCGGGTACATCTTGTTCGCCATGGTCGCCACGTTCCGGGCGCGGTCCACGTCCGCCGACGCGAAGTGGCCGCTCAGCTTGGTGTTGAGCCCCGGCACGTACGCGGAGACGTTCTTCGACGCGTCCGGGTTGCCGAAGGAGACTATGGCCCGGCCCTTGCCCTCCGAGCCGATGCCCAGCAGGTACGGGCGCGGCTCGCCCTCCGCCGACAGCTGCTTCTTGATGCCCTGCAGCCCTTCGATCTTGTCCTTGAGCGCCTTCGCCTCGTCCCCGCTCGCTCCCGCGTACTGCCCCTCCAGGCTGTTCAGCAACATCGGCAGGTATGTCCGGTTGGCCCGGTCGCGATCGACGGCCGGGATGCCGTCGCGGTTGCCGATCTCCTGCGGGTAGTCCTGGATCAACTTGGCCTGGAGGCTGGGAGACAGCTGCGCCCACCACGCCTGTACGGAGGCGGGGGAGCCGTTCTTGTCCGGCATGCCGAGCTCGTGCAGCAACTCGCGGTTGAGCTCGTCCGCCTTCGCCAGCTCCACGAAGCCGGCGCTCCAGTCGCCCTTCGCACAGCGGTTGGCCGCGTCGGTGAAGAGCTTGACCGCCGCCGCGTACTCCTTGTCCGCCTTCTGCGCCTCCGTCAGGGCGTCGCCGATGCGGTCGGCGTACCCCTGCGCGCGGGTGGCCTGGTCGCGCTGCATCATCGCCACGTCGCCGGGCTTCATCCCGCCGGTGTCGACGCTCGGCGCGGTGACCTTGCCGTCGTCCGCGACCTGGTACCCGGCTCCCGTCGCGTCCGCCACGGCGTTCGCGA
Protein-coding sequences here:
- a CDS encoding alpha/beta hydrolase, encoding MRVSQLRDAKPLLLTDAGDAWDKLAEKFATHTTDCGKYLHQPLQQGNWGGMAAESAADRLARMQRDLVVAKKELDAVGKVLRACGEELAAQQGKLANAVADATGAGYQVADDGKVTAPSVDTGGMKPGDVAMMQRDQATRAQGYADRIGDALTEAQKADKEYAAAVKLFTDAANRCAKGDWSAGFVELAKADELNRELLHELGMPDKNGSPASVQAWWAQLSPSLQAKLIQDYPQEIGNRDGIPAVDRDRANRTYLPMLLNSLEGQYAGASGDEAKALKDKIEGLQGIKKQLSAEGEPRPYLLGIGSEGKGRAIVSFGNPDASKNVSAYVPGLNTKLSGHFASADVDRARNVATMANKMYPDTTTASVVWLGYDCPQLDSFSWSATDVMSKDDAKAGAPAYDRFLSGIRATHESGSPHVTAIGHSYGSLTVGQATQQPGGIPADDVVLVGSPGVGVNKASDLGVGAEHVYIGAAENDQVTYLPSPNLLEYVAPGSEYGPKKNWFGTDPADNHFGGHHFAVAPGKDTGLTGLAKGDLPAHALYFDPDAGGDSLPNIASVVTGHGDRITTTRPR